A stretch of Gouania willdenowi chromosome 21, fGouWil2.1, whole genome shotgun sequence DNA encodes these proteins:
- the LOC114454779 gene encoding transcription factor 7-like encodes MKIPLNMLMDPVVQEEEELKNLLPEITDVVELYPEVAGLVHWATYPVMSSPAPPLCKCPPPPLTDLQFYSTPFFPRECFPSFEERDELDELLAVMPPEALEPIPVPKKRKREEGKGPYVKKPPNAFMLFLKSERKTVQEELGIRNSAAINKVLSERWKSLEENKRELFQAEAQIEADIHALNNPGWSNKANYGKKSKKSRIKAPPLPPPSC; translated from the exons ATGAA GATACCATTGAACATGCTGATGGATCCTGTggtccaggaggaggaggagttgaaGAATCTCCTTCCTGAGATTACAGATGTTGTGGAGCTGTATCCAGAGGTTGCAGGACTGGTGCACTGGGCGACttaccctgtgatgtcatctcctgctcctcctctttgTAAATGTCCTCCTCCACCGTTAACAGACCTCCAA TTTTACAGCACTCCTTTCTTCCCACGTGAATGTTTTCCGTCTTTTGAAGAACG aGATGAGTTGGATGAGTTATTGGCTGTCATGCCACCAGAGGCCCTGGAACCCATCCCAGTTCCAAA AAAAAGGAAGCGTGAGGAGGGTAAGGGCCCATATGTTAAGAAACCTCCCAACGCATTCATGCTTTTCTTAAAAAGTGAGAGGAAGACGGTGCAGGAAGAGCTCGGCATTAGAAACAGTGCTGCCATCAACAAAGTTCTTTCTGAACGT TGGAAGTCTTTGgaagaaaacaaaagagaacTCTTTCAAGCAGAAGCCCAAATAGAAGCTGACATCCATGCTCTGAATAACCCCGGCTGGAGCAACAAAGCAAACTAC gggaaaaagagtaaaaaatcaCGGATTAAAGCTCCACCTCTGCCTCCACCCTCCTGCTGA